In Pygocentrus nattereri isolate fPygNat1 chromosome 30, fPygNat1.pri, whole genome shotgun sequence, the following proteins share a genomic window:
- the mchr1a gene encoding melanin-concentrating hormone receptor 1 — protein sequence MDFFSESLENSSAFVFNSSPHLTDNSTSQYDVIILPSIFGIICFLGIVGNCLVIYTIVKRTKCSAKQTVPDIFIFSLSIVDLLFLLGMPFLIHQLLGEGSWCFGSILCTVITALDSNSQTVSTYILTVMTLDRYVATVHPIRFNHIRTPRVAVAIVIIVWLLSVISVTPLILYAGLMTLPGGRVGCALLLPNPSTDIYWFTLYQFLLVFALPLAIICLVFFKILQHMSTNIAPLPPRSLQVRTKKVTRMAVAICSAFFTCWAPYYILQLVHLGIHQPSPAFYYAYNIAISMGYANSCISPFLYILLSDHFKRQLIIAVQPVHKRFRVNPSTTEGSMTLHLAPDGQRHSHSDDSGQ from the coding sequence ATAACAGCACATCTCAGTATGACGTCATCATTTTGCCCAGCATCTTTGGCATCATCTGCTTCTTGGGCATTGTTGGCAACTGCCTCGTCATCTACACCATCGTGAAGAGGACCAAATGCAGTGCCAAGCAGACCGTCCCAGACATCTTCATCTTCAGCCTGTCCATCGTGGACCTTCTATTCCTCCTGGGGATGCCCTTCCTCATCCACCAGCTGCTGGGAGAGGGCTCCTGGTGTTTTGGAAGCATCCTGTGCACAGTTATCACTGCCCTGGACTCCAACAGCCAGACGGTCAGTACCTACATCCTAACGGTAATGACTCTGGACCGCTACGTTGCCACGGTGCATCCAATTCGCTTTAACCACATACGGACGCCACGGGTGGCCGTGGCGATTGTTATAATAGTCTGGTTACTCTCGGTCATCTCAGTAACTCCTCTAATCCTGTATGCTGGACTCATGACACTTCCCGGTGGACGAGTTGGTTGCGCCCTTCTTCTCCCAAACCCCTCCACTGACATCTACTGGTTCACCCTCTACCAGTTTCTGCTGGTGTTCGCCCTGCCATTGGCCATCATCTGCTTGGTTTTCTTCAAGATCCTCCAGCACATGTCCACCAACATAGCTCCGCTGCCACCCCGGAGCCTTCAGGTGCGCACCAAGAAGGTAACCCGTATGGCTGTGGCCATCTGCTCGGCTTTCTTCACGTGCTGGGCTCCATACTACATCTTACAGTTAGTTCACCTGGGCATCCATCAGCCCAGCCCAGCTTTCTACTATGCATACAACATAGCCATTAGCATGGGCTACGCTAACAGCTGCATTAGCCCCTTCCTTTACATCCTGCTCAGTGACCACTTCAAGAGGCAGCTCATCATAGCCGTCCAGCCGGTCCACAAGCGTTTCCGGGTCAACCCCAGCACGACAGAGGGCAGCATGACCTTGCATCTCGCTCCAGATGGACAGAGGCATTCACACTCAGATGACTCTGGACAGTGA